GATatttctctgcagttataagctgAGGTGTTAAAGAGAATTATCACTGTGACTGTTTTACATTAACAATTTCTATTATAAATATGGTTACAGGAATTTATAATGGTAGGAAGTTAATAGGGTTTTGCAGATATGCGGTGTATGCAGACAAAACTATTAATGGAGCTTGGTAGAACGATAATTACCCTTCACAATGATGTATACTGAAATAGTTTTTGGGAAGTGGGATTTAACTCAATAATGAAAAATTGTATTGTTATGTTTTCTATTTAGTGCACCCCAATGGTAATGAGGTTTTCAAATCAGGCTTGACAAAATCAGTTGCATATGAAAGCTGTGAGCATCTGTCCTACTTCAATGGGACAATTTTCATTTCCAACACTGTAGTGAGACTGTCTCCTGGGAGCAGAGCTCCCACTCTCCAGCGTCATTTCATAACTGCATTTTACAGTCTGAAAGTTCATGCTGATCAACAGTCAGGACTTGATTCAAACTCAACTATACCAAAAAAGAACCACCTGCTCCAActgtgatgttagtgtccctttaagaaaagTTTTTCTTTTAAACATTCTGCAGTGCTCACAGTTtctgtgatgtcattgttgctgggctgactacaatgagtccttttattgctacttcaatagcttaagtgggggttgtttatgtttactctgggattagttttacgatcctgcattgttaggagtaaaggtcatgtgtttttggacagtttcttTTCTTTCCAGAGAGTTTCAGGTTTCAGTTTGGAGAGTTCGgaggctgcagtttagtttttagttttagcaggggcatcaagcaagaaagaagctgaagtctctctctctcagtgtctccctgttctatttggaaattctgctgcctcacagcagctgggacctgggttcgattcccggcttgggtcactgtctgtgtggagtttgcacattctcctcgtgtctgtgtgggtttcctccgggtgctccggtttcctcccacagtccaaagatgtgcgggttaggttgattggctatgctaaaaaattgccccttagtgtcctgaaatgcgtaggttagagggttttaAGACTTaactagatagccatatgaaccgagtgggaatggagggatacaaaagaatggtctagtttggaccagggagcggcacgggcttggagggccgaagggcctgttcctgtgctgtattgttctttggattagtgggtaaaatatgtagggatgtggaggtagggcctgggtgggattgtggtcggtgcagactcgatgggccgaatggcctctttctgtactgtagggtttctatgattctattctatctcaAGGCAATGTTTTGCCTTCCGGAAGGAAAGTACAGACTTCGAAAAGACTTCGTTCCAGTCGagtgagattttaatctatgcCGTATTAAGCCTgtgaaagggttttgtctatgaaaggttttggtttgttggaatagctttaatattcaattaagggTTAATACCCTATTGCAgttgttttctttctgttttttgtttgtcGTTGATAAAatatattgctaattttctttttatACACGTTAactataaactttgtttgataaaatctccctcgtgggttgttgaatcatacctgaggtgaaacatatcatgctcatcctggccaaattcaagatgcaaaacttatggttcggGCGGTCTCCATAAAGtattttggagtttctaacctgacccATAATAAAACTGTGCTTCATtttaagtttaaagcttatttattagtgtcacaagtaaacttacacgaacactgcaatgaagttactgtgaaaatccccaagtcgtaacactccagcgcctgttcgagtacaccgagggagaatttagcacggacaatgcacctaaccagcatgtatttcggactgcccctggcactgtgcggcagcaatgctaaccattgggcAACCCAAATTAGTGACACATTGCAGGTGATCTGGACCATAGTGAAATGCAATATATTCACCAGTAAGCATCCTACAATTCACTAGCACAAACAGACCAGCTTCTCCCACTGCCAACTGTTCTGAATATGGACAAAGAACACCACTGTTCTGTCTCATGCACAGGGCTCCTTCGTTCTCTTCACCGACTTCAACTTGCTGCACAACCATCATTTTCACACAAGACCTTTACTTGTTACCTACAAGTGCCTCAATTAGGAGACAGCCACTTCCCTACCTGGGAAAGAGGGGCAATAAGAGGCATCGGCCAAAAGCTGAGACATTGACTACTGCTCTTCTCCGAAGGTCAGAGGCAGTTTTATTGTTCTCCTGAATTAAAGGAATCCTGGCAGTGGTGCACACATTGAAGGTCTTCATAAAAATAGAAAGCACAGGAATGCGGCACAAGTGCTTTAAGCGCTCCTAAGTGAACTTCACTCAACAGAAGCTCTACCCCATGAACTTTAAACCAGACAGGGTCATGTAGCGTCCCCCTGGATGGCAAGATATCCCAGAGCACTGCTCACTCCTGCAACAATAAGGAGGGACTGATGTCACGTGGGTGAAGGCAGCAACATAGAGCAAGCGTACTGGATGCATTGAGATAACTAAAAGGCTCTTGGCATGAAGAAGaactatctttttaaaaattaaagtagGACATGGGTCCTGGCCTTAACCCCAATGTAACCACACTTCCAGGATCTCCAATTCTACTAATAATTCGACTGAGACCATTTACAACAGGAACAACACACTTAACCTGAAATTCTTACAGTGAAGTATATTGCTGCATAATATTCTGCCATATTTAAAGATATGGGACTGAACTTAAAGGTGTTacaggcatagaatcatagaatggtcacATCACGGAaggagggccatttggcccatcataatgCCACTCACGTCTTTACTCCATAGCCCTGTAATTTCtttcttcagataatgatccaattccaaCTTCAATGTCTTGATTGAGTTTGCCTCTATCACACTCTTAggtggtgcattccagatcctaaccacacccTGCGTGGAAATGTTTTCTCCACAGCATCGCCACTGCTTTTGACAATCACCTTCAATCTCGGTCCTCTGGTATTCAATCCTTCCAGCAATAGAAACAAGTTTCTCACTATCTACTCTGACCAGacacctcgtgattttgaacacttctgcaaaaacctcctctcaaccttcccttTTCCAACAAGAAGGGTCTTGGCTTCTCCAATCTACCACCTTGCCCCTGAAACCAATTTttataaaccttttctgcaccctttctaaagcgtgtccagaattggacagaATACTCCATCATTAGGTATTAAAATTAGATTAATATTTTTGATGttgaccctcccacccccctcccaaattGGGGCGgcgaagtggcacagtggtttgcactgctgcctcacagcgccagggacctgggctcgatccctggcttgggtcactgtctgtgcagagtctgcacttcctcgccgtgtctgcatgtgtgtttcttcctcccacagtctgaaagacatgctgtttaagtgcattggccatgctaaattctccctcaatgtacccgaacgggcgctggagtttggcgactaagggattctcacagtaacttcacttcggtattaatgtaagcctaaaccAACGTTGCGCGCCCAAAATACTTGAAGCATGGAAGTTCATCCAGTTTCCATTCAAATTGCGTGGAAGGGAACCATTTTAAATAGTATGATACAAGCATACACAAGTGAAAGAACAGACAGACAACATATAGAACAAAACTTCTATTTGTAGTTACAATTCTGAAGTCCTTCTGAAAACATGCAGAAAACAGACAGGCTTTCAAACAAACTTGTTTCTTCAAATATGCTGACCTTTTTTTTGCCAATTGTATTATATAAAAAACAACTAGGATAATTTGCATTGATTATGCAATGACAAGGTACATTTCCTTAGACAACTAAAGAAGACAATCTGAAGACCTGGTTCCACATGCACACAACTTCAGCATGAAATAAAATATGCCTTTTACACAGAGTTTGGAATGTAGCATGAAAGTTAGGTAACAGAACACAAAAAAAAAGGCACCTTGTTTTTCTTTCAAATGGCAACGCAAAATTTATCATAAAAAGTGACTCGATGAATCAGGAGACAGTTTTCCATTTGGCACTCCCATCACTTCACTAAAAAAAGTGATGTGCGGTGTAGCTAAATTCAAAAGAAAAGGTACATGAAAGTAGGCATTGTTTTTAAACATAGTTCAATATTCTGAAAATAATTAATATTCCCTTTTAGCTAAAAAGGTAAGGTCCAGCTTGAGAATGCGGCTTCAACATGAAGTCATGACGGCACTTTTAAccaatcaggagtgacccctgcatCCGTGACGAGAAGACATTTTAATCTGTTGATGGCCAAGAGCGCTGCAAACATCTGGAGCAAACACTCCCCGAACCTAATAATGTTTTGGTTGGAAAGTACACATGAAACTTCCTCTCAAAAATACGATAGGGACAAACTGAAAAGTCCTCGTTGGTGATTTTCTAGCATCTTCTCTCCTACAGAAACACTTAGCCGAACACAAGGGTTATTTGCAATGGACTGAAACCAAAGGCATTCTTCAAATGTTACAATTTGTtccaaaacagaaacaaaaagcaCATTTGGTGCCTTGGAAGTCACAGTTGAGCGTTTGTGAAACAATATTTGAAGACAGTGGATTTTAGTTTGGCAATCCTATTCTTAAAAAATACCAAAGCTCAGCAAAGGTTCCTTCTCTTACACGTGGAAGCATTAACCTTTCATTATGCTAAGCTTTTCTAGATAGCATGTATTCTATTTAACTCTGATCAATAACAAAACAATTGTAAACATATCTCCCAACAGGTCCAATACTGGCATTGAGGACTCTGCCCTTTGTAATATAAACTCATCATAACCATAACCAATCCATTTTATGAGCTTTGGTACATTAACATTAATAAAATGTTGAGTCACCAAAGTAAATATGAAGGCTTCTTTTTGGAACGTTGGCAACAGCTGACCACAAAACATTGAGGAAGGTCAACAACTTATCATTCAATGTTTACTTTGGATCGCCAATTGGgaaaaaaggagagaaaagaagcgGCGTTGGAAATTTTTCTCCCAAGAAACCTTACTACTTAAGGCGCCATGGTAATTGCTTGCTGTTTGCACTTTTGCGCAATGAATCATTCTTCGACAGAAGTGTCTCATTCGAGAGCACATCCAAGCAGTTGTAGTACTTACATGTTGAACGCTGCGTGATACTATCGTACCAAAATTTATCACAATGTGTCCTAGAAACATGCTTTCCCACTCCAGATGCATGCATCTCAAAATTAAATTCCGAAAGATGAAAAATAGCAAGCTGCAATTTCTATGCTAAAGATCATTTAGCATCACTGATCAGTCTCTCATGTgcagtttgatttaatttatgaACAATCTTTGTTTAAGTGCCAATTCAATACCTTGTTACACTAGTTGCTTATCTTCCTTCTAAAATAATAAAAAAGGGTGCGCATTAAACCATTTACTGAATAAGATCATGATTAGAAATCTTGGGCAATGTGGTTTGGATTCTCTTGTAACTGAAGGTGTGCAGCTGTCAACGGCATCTCAAACATTTCTGCAGTATCCTGTACTGTAACAGAGCATCAAGATAGATTTTGCACCCACATCAATTTTCATTCAATCCAGGAAGATCTATTGTAATCAAATCTaacttaaattattttgaaaaaaagtGGGAGGTATCTAAGCAGATAGCTGCCAGTCTCAGTGTGTGGTAGAATGTGGCTCATCGTAATAGAAGTCTTACGTGGTCTGGATAAACCAATGTCCTGAAATGTTGTGTGCAAGTATCATAATAACAAAACGATACTAGAATCACTGTTACTGTAAAAAAAATTACTTTAAATTCAACCGTTTGCACAAAATTATTCAAATGCAAATCTCCAGTAACCTTGATTTATTGACCATGACCAAGCACGCTTATGATTATTGACCTGCTGCTTGTTGCTGTCCTCTTCCCAAAAAAAAAGGCACTTGTTTTGTATACACAGCTGAATAGTGAAGAGCTGCATTCAGTTCTTGAAATACCTTTAGCCAACTTGGCAATATGGCTGGTGGAAGGAATAAACTTAAATCCAATAGTGGCAATTGCTCCGCCAAAGTCTACCCGACAGAAGTCACCTCCGCAGTGAGCAGAGTTCTTCAACGATGCCAAAAAAAAAGCTTAATCTGCAACAAATTCCAATGCAGACCTCCACAGATGGAACCCAAGATAACCCAGTATTGTGGTGGGTGGATAACACATTTTGACCTGGAGTGGATCTCCAATGGCTATTTAATATAACCCATACTAGCAGTTTCAACTATTCATTTGTAATAAGCCATCTGCAACCGAAGCCAACTGAGCAAGGAAATAGTTGTCAAATCCACACGGAGGTCTTCCCATCTCCGGATTTGCTGCTTATGCTGCTCTTGTTCGATCCCGCCTTCCTCTTTTCCCTGGGGTGGTTCGAGGGCTTGCTGTGCTCATTGTAAGCCTGGAACGCCAGATCCAGTCGCTCCTGGGCCATTTTCAGCTGCTGCTGCACACTTTCCAAGTTGGCCGGGATGTTTTCGTCGTTGCTGCCGTACTGTTGCTCTTGGGCGATGTTCGCCTTGTTTTGCTTGTAAGCCATTTTGGCATTGGAAAGTTCCGTGTACGGAATCTGATCCGGTTTGATGGCAATGTTGTAGCCGGGGGGAGCGGACGGGGTGTTCCACGTGTAGGGGTAACTATAGCTAGCCTCTGTTACGGAGTTTTGCTTGTTTCGTAGTACATCCCTTATCATTCCAAATCCCAGATGCACCAACTCCCAGATGTCTATGACTAAACAGAGGCAGCTTACTCCGTACATTATCAGAAGAAAAATGGTCTTTTCTGTTGGCCTAGATACAAAGCAGTCTACCCGATGAGGGCACGGATCCCTTTGACACTGGTACCTCGCGGCCACCTCAAAGCCGTACAAAATATACTGGCCCACGAGAAAACTCAGCTCGATGGCAGTCCTGGTGAGCAACTGCACCACATAAATTTTCATCAGACCATCTCGCTTGATGCGACGTCGCCCATCGTGCTTGCTCAAGCTCTTTTGATCTGCGTTCTCTTTATCGCTATGCAGTTCTATCTCCGGATACAGTATGGGATCCTCGACATTGTCATCCTCAGCCTCTTCCAAAGCACGATGCTGTTTCCACTGCACTGCATACTGGTGCTTCCTGGGCTTTTGCCGCCCATACTCGTGATCTTCTGTTGCAGCAATCTTGTGGACGGCGTATCCCAGGTAGACAATAGACGGGGTTGCAATCAGTATGATCTGGAACACCCAGAACCTCACGTGGGATAACGGGGCAAAGGCATCATAGCAAACGTTCTCACAGCCCGGCTGCCCTGTATTGCAGACGAACTTGGTCTGCTCGTCGTAGTAAATAGATTCCCCTCCGACCACCGTCAGCACAATTCGGAATATAATGAGGACGGTCAGCCATAGCTTGCCAACAAACGTGGAGTGGTTGTGGATCTCCTCGAGAAGACGTGTTAGAAAACTCCAGCTCATGTTATTCAGTCAGCTTTATGATCGGCCCCTGCAAGACAACAGATCGTCACCGTTAGACACAAAATGGAGCATTTgtatgaacaaaaaaaaactataaCCCCACAAAATAGTTTCAGAAACAACGGAACATGCGCACGATGTTCAGCACACACTCAGcacaatgtggcacagtggttagcactgctgcctcacagcggttagcactgctgcctcacagcatcagggaaccgggttcgattccggcttcgggtcactgtctgtgcagaggctgcacattctcccgtgtctgcatgggttctctccaggtgctccggtttccgctcacagtccaaa
Above is a genomic segment from Mustelus asterias chromosome 11, sMusAst1.hap1.1, whole genome shotgun sequence containing:
- the LOC144500617 gene encoding gap junction gamma-1 protein-like, whose product is MSWSFLTRLLEEIHNHSTFVGKLWLTVLIIFRIVLTVVGGESIYYDEQTKFVCNTGQPGCENVCYDAFAPLSHVRFWVFQIILIATPSIVYLGYAVHKIAATEDHEYGRQKPRKHQYAVQWKQHRALEEAEDDNVEDPILYPEIELHSDKENADQKSLSKHDGRRRIKRDGLMKIYVVQLLTRTAIELSFLVGQYILYGFEVAARYQCQRDPCPHRVDCFVSRPTEKTIFLLIMYGVSCLCLVIDIWELVHLGFGMIRDVLRNKQNSVTEASYSYPYTWNTPSAPPGYNIAIKPDQIPYTELSNAKMAYKQNKANIAQEQQYGSNDENIPANLESVQQQLKMAQERLDLAFQAYNEHSKPSNHPREKRKAGSNKSSISSKSGDGKTSVWI